Proteins found in one Hevea brasiliensis isolate MT/VB/25A 57/8 chromosome 18, ASM3005281v1, whole genome shotgun sequence genomic segment:
- the LOC131175845 gene encoding secreted RxLR effector protein 161-like gives MCPKTQIEKEKMDRIRYASAIGSIMYVMLCTRPDVSYALSINSRYQANPSERRWTAVKNILKYLRRTKDMFLVFGDAELVVQGYSDASFQSNKDDSKSQSSYIFILNGGAVSWKSSKQETTVDSTTEVEYISASEAAKEVVWIKKFITELGVVPSIVDPVTLYCDNNGAIAQAKEP, from the coding sequence ATGTGTCCTAAGACACAGattgagaaagagaaaatggaTAGGATCCGTTATGCCTCAGCTATTGGATCTATCATGTATGTGATGCTATGTACAAGACCAGATGTATCTTATGCTTTAAGCATAAATAGTAGATACCAAGCTAATCCAAGTGAACGTCGCTGGACAGCAGTAAAGaacattcttaagtacttgagaaggactAAAGATATGTTTCTAGTCTTTGGAGATGCTGAACTGGTAGTTCAAGGGTATTCCGATGCCAGCTTTCAATCTAACAAAGATGATAGCAAATCCCAATCTAGTTatattttcatacttaatggtggTGCTGTGagttggaaaagttccaaacaGGAAACTACAGTAGATTCTACAACTGAAGTTGAGTACATCTCTGCATCTGAGGCAgcaaaagaggttgtttggatcAAAAAGTTTATCACTGAACTTGGTGTGGTTCCTAGCATTGTTGATCCAGTAACTCTATattgtgataacaatggagcCATAGCACAGGCTAAGGAGCCATag